The following coding sequences are from one Nilaparvata lugens isolate BPH chromosome 6, ASM1435652v1, whole genome shotgun sequence window:
- the LOC111056430 gene encoding uncharacterized protein LOC111056430: MIGVKYLWITQSCNGVSQVLSNRGKVLIEIVANFRSTLLLRRLSIFDKFIDREEMFKHRILEENLNATRIEIELRCSNINQYVAQKIATLNRKRLKYSGAPQ, encoded by the exons ATGATTGGAGTCAAGTACCTCTGGATCACCCAAAGCTGTAATGGAGTCAGCCAGGTGCTTTCCAACAGAGGCAAAGTACTTATTGAAATTGTTGCTAACTTCAGAAGCACTCTGTTGCTCAGGAGACTCTCCATCTTTGATAAATTCATTGACAGGGAAG aaatgttcaaacaccggatcctggaggaaaatctgaatgctacaagaattgagattgaattgaggtGCAGTAACATAAACCAGTATGTAGCTCAAAAAATTGCTACTTTAAACAGGAAGAGATTAAAGTATTCTGGAGCACCACAATAA